From the genome of Streptomyces sp. NBC_01341, one region includes:
- a CDS encoding putative leader peptide: MNVRRSAHHSGSGRAVHTVRRILKRSRELTRRLHVDLARTAGALCLRAL; the protein is encoded by the coding sequence GTGAACGTACGGCGCTCCGCCCATCATTCCGGTTCGGGCCGCGCCGTCCACACCGTCCGCCGAATCCTGAAGCGCAGCCGGGAACTCACGCGACGACTCCATGTCGATCTCGCGCGTACCGCCGGCGCCCTCTGTCTCCGCGCGCTCTGA